DNA from Tripterygium wilfordii isolate XIE 37 chromosome 15, ASM1340144v1, whole genome shotgun sequence:
AGAGGCGTTTTACTTTGTTTGCAGCATGTTGACCAGGACTCCTAAGATCTGTGGTATTTATAGTTTTATGGTTACCTAGCTATATAAATTGGCAGTCCTCCTAAGATCTGGCTGTAACATTTTGCTGTTCACACAATTTGTGTCATTGAAATTCTGATAAATGTGATTGGGTTTTCATCATTTTGGTGACAGAATGCAAGCCATTTAGACAATCAATTCTATGAATTAGGACATCCCAGTCTCTGTTTTAATGGGCAGGCCTTCTATACCTTCTACATTACATTTTGTATTAATGGCTTGAAATAATATGGTCAGATTCTTCATGTGGATGCAGGTGCACCTCACGCATGTAGAACATAGGATGCCCATTTATAAGCAATTTGTATCTTGTCGCACTTATAATCATGGGCTGTCCACGTGTTTTTGAGTGTACTCCTCTATGATTTAATTATCCCTCATGGAGAGGATTCAGGAGAGAGATGAATATGAAGATTATAAAAGAAGACTCTATTCATACATATGTTTTCATGTTGTTTATTATATTTTCCATAACATAACAGGATTCTGGCATTAATGGATTGCAAAGCAAAACACATATGAAGATAATGCTTAAATGGATGAGGGGGAGGAAGATGCTGAAGTTGTTTTGCAACCAGGTTGGTAACAGCAAGAAGTTTTTGCACTGTACTCTACCTGAAGACCCTCAAACTGAGCAATCAAACAGTCAACCAGAAATTAAACTGCAGACTAGGAAGTCATCtagtaagaagaaaaaaaggctgAGTAAGAAGACTGCTGGTAAGGGGAAAAAGTGAACTGGATAAGACACATGCAGTCTCCACTAGACCTCAAGTTCAGAGAATGTTTCATGCGAAGAAGCTTGCTCCATTTTGTTGCTATGTGGGATTCACTCTGATTTATGACATGTCTGAAGGCTGAAAACTATTGTTAGGCCCTTGGTTAGATAGGCCTTCCTATTTTGTTTAGAAGATTGTAGCATGTTTTCTTGTGTTAGTGGCTTTCCATAAATCTATTACAAGAGACAGGATCCGTTGCAAAAGCATTAATAATCTTTGCCTTGGCTTTGGTTTTCTTGGATCGCCCGTGTACTCAATTTAGAACATGAAATGAATTCCAAGCATCTGCTGTGAACTCTCCAAGTCTCCTGCGGAAATGTACTCATTTTTCGTTtagggtgtttttttttctttgtacaAGGTGTTTGGTTGGCAGATTCGCTAAATCAAACGCACCCTTAGCCACTAATTCCATCATTAGTTTAAACCATATCTTGGATTGTTTTCTCATAGGCTCATTTCTTTAACATCCTGCTGACTACAACACAATGAGTCATATGCTCCAAGTCACTGGCCCCATCCGTTTGGTATAGCTTCTATGCTAGCTTATCTAGCTCATGTTAAGCTCAATGCTAAAGTCGTACGCCTATCGCTTATGTTAAGCTCAGCGCTAGCGTCTTTGAGCTAGGACAAGCGAGGAGGCTTTGTTTACCAAAACatctataaaaatatattacattATCTCACTCGATGTTAACAAGCTCTTGCATCCAACTCCAACAAAGCAAGAATCCTATATCAACCGGATTTAGTCCAGAAATCCACATCTACCAACTGTACCAAAGTACACAAATAGTCTCTAGATAGTGGGCTAACAACTATAGCAAAGCTTTCAAAGAAAACATGTTCGAAAACTGAGAACATTCATTTTTCTATGAACTTACTAAACCATACTAAATGTTACAAGTGAACAATACCAAAAACAACAAGTAGCTTAAAACGAGGAACCAATGAGAGGGGACAAAATTACTGCCAACAAAATGGTACAGGTAAATATCGAATATTTCCTACTACAAAAATCCCAGACAAGCAAGAAAACATTCTCATACTTCCGCTATAAAATCAAaatgggaaaaaataaaaaggaaaattgaacTTCCACAAAGATATAATCTCCCCTTGATTATAACTAATCATTCCTCTTCAGCTATCTTGCCCCTCTCACTGACGTAGATACCATCAAGGAATTTTCTGATATCTTTGTTCTTCACATGGCATTTCTGACAAAAAAATTAAGCACAACAATCAGGACACAAAACCATGATGATAACAAGTTAACAACACATACGCAATGTAAAGGGTACTTGTAAAGTTCAGTCATGCCAAAAACATATCTAAATGTGTCATTGACACAAACAAACGTTTTCTTTAGGAAGCgaaaaccaaaaataatagcAACACATGCAAGCCACTAGCGTCAGTCAAACCCTGGTTGGGCCAGGGGTCGAATGCAAGACCTCTGAGTTTTACAGCTGGTCCTTGAAATCCCTCCCATTACCACTGGCACAAACTCATAAACAAACGAAAGAAAATTACCTGGTTTATCAGGGCAGCTGATCGTGAGACAAGCTCAATATCATTCCCATCCAATATAAGCTCATCCTTGATCTTCTCAGACCTAACAACTGACACACCCTCAAGCATATCCACCTTACGTACCTGATTATCCAAGCATAATAAAACAATCCAAATCAGTCAACAAGCAGCATCTAGACCATCCGCATTTATCTATAGAGCTTACAGTGCAATATAAAATGACATTTAACTCACAAAAACTAAATCAAACATaaattcaaattaattaaacaaaattaaattcaCCTCTCTATACTGCGACATGCTTCATGAGTTTATCCACAACTGTAACATGGTAAAATTATATCTTTCGATTTATATTATATTGAGAATTTCTCAGTCAACCTTGTTTCCAAAAAATATTATCATACAGGACCATAACTTCAGAATGATCATCATATGTTTTATGACAACCTTAACTTATTAACCATAGCCATTTGACCTTCAAACATTCACAAATCCATTCCAAAGTTAAACCTAAACGGTTCAAGCAGTTAAACACTAAGACGATTAGAGGGCATAGATAAGTGAGAAGTCCTCCCCTACCCATAGTATCATGaacacaaataacaaaaatttccATTTAGCATGTTGAAAATCATCTCTAAAACTAAAACTCACGCAGAACCGAAATGAGTATTCAATGGTATtgcattattatatttttattaccTTCTTCTCTCCAAGGAAATTGCGGATCTCGATGGATTTGTTAGAGTTGGCGATGGAGGCGTTGATGGGAAAATGAGCGTAGACAAAACGCATCTTGTAGCGGTATCCCTTGGTGACGCCAGTAATGAGGTTCTCAACGTGGCTGAGGGCGGTGCGGATTGCAGCACTGGTCTTGCGAGAACCAAACCAGGCGTCAATTTTGAGTTTCCTCTTTCCTTCCTCGTCGGTGATGAGCTGGAAATCCAGGTTGAGGTGCTTAAAGTTGCGAACCAGCTTGCCCCTCGGTCCCTCCACCTCTATCACCTTCGCGTTCACCTTGATCTTCACCCCTTCCGGGATGTCCATCGTCTCCGACGAAAGTATCGTCTTCATGGCGGCGGCTGCTTACTCTCACAAAACACAGAATTCTTACTACTCCCGCCGCTTGATTTAACCCGCTAGGAGCGCTTCGCTTCTCTATTTAATCAATGTCTCTAAGCAAACCCTACAGGCCTGAAAACTGAAAAGGTCGTTGGGTGGGTTCAAAACGGCCCACAAGGAGGCCCGTAAAATATTAAGCCCACCCCAAACTCTCCCAATTTTGTTAGTCATATTTCAGAATTAGCAATTCCCTAAATTCTACAATTTCCTAAATTCTATTTCGACACTtcacaattttctaaattctacccttcataaataaagaaaaaaaatcagagaaattttaaaaattaaaaaataaaaatgtcatATAATATGACACACATCTCAAATCATTAAATTCAAATTAACTCTATAAATttttaaacgaattgcggaACCTCATATTCATCCAACAACAAAACCTTGAATGCATACATCACACATCTTTTCTTCCAACACGAACCAGCCTTTAAGAAATCAAGACCGTCCCTTTTCCTTCTCAGGTTGTTTGAGTATTACCAGTCATCTTCATCGTCCTCAAGTTTGTTCATACTGAAGTGGTTGACCCTGAACAGAATCCACCCCGCTGACCAAAGGAAAGGGCAGTACTCTGTTCAAAAGCAGAACCCATCTGTGATCTGTCGAAGCTTCGCCCTTTCTTAACTTTTAGccattgttttgattttgtaaacTTTGTGCACGGTAACATTATCCTTGCATTTCCCCTATAACTATTGAAGGAAGAAATGGGTGCCGACAAAGTCATTGAgactaagaaaaacaaaaaaaaaatcgtttttATTTAGTCAACCAAAATAAACTcactatttattaattaatacaggGCCTTATTTTTGAGAATGAAACGTCACCAAAGACTTGTGGTTTGTTCATTTGTGGTTGGCTCTTCGGTTGGATTATATctagaaaataatttaattactaTTAAAATAAATCCAAATTCTTCTATTCTTCACGTTCACGAGCCGTCGAGCTCTGCTTCATAGTCATAGATTTCAGAAAAAAACAGTTTCTTGTTTCGAATTTGTTTCCTTTAGAGCGATTTCAGTTACCTTTCTTTGCAAATATTTGCTTTCTTTTACAAAATCTTTTGGGTTCTTTATGGTTTGTGCACCGGAAAGTGTTGCTTGCTTATTTGTTAGACTAAGAATTTGATTTCAATGGATCGAAACTCTTATAGGGTTTCTGTTGATTTTGTAGTATCAGTTTGATTCATAGCTCATGAAGGTGTGGAGTTCATAGATAAAGTTTAGTACTTTTATGCTTTTAGAGAAGAGTTGTTTTCTAGGGTTTAAAGAGATTTAAGCGGTGTAAAATTATACCCAGATGCGGAAAGATGGCTCTGATGCTGATGCTGCAGCCGTGGACTGTGGTGGTGTTCCCCTGCCGGGACCAGACCAGGACATTGACCTGGAGAAGCAGGAGCATACCAGTGTGTTGCCGGTAGAGGATGCTAATTGTGCCTCATTGGAGGATTCAATCAATGAGCACAATCCAGGGTTAATCACCATTGTGATTTCTGATGGGGAATCTCGGACCACTCAGGAATTTGTGGGGAAGCCTCTAAATACTGTGGAGTCTGATAAGGACCAATTACCCTGTGTGGCTTCTCCCAAGAAGAGTTACTTATCAAGAAATTCAAGCTCTCACGAGCAATGCAGGTATGCACGTTTCAATTCATATTCACATTGATTGCTCCCCCATATCTGCTTTAGCTTCAGTTGGTCTGCGTAATTGATGTTTGGCAAACTTCAGACTGATACTCGACTTTTGGTAATAGCTTATCATGAAGAATTTAAGATGGAAGAAGGTATCTTGCCGCGTATGCACATTCGAACTTATGCTATAAACTACTAACATATGCAGTTATCTCAAccaacaacaataaaaatgcTCATTAAAATGTGATTGTATCTATCTTAACTTGTTTAACTCCAAGCGTACCCAGTTTACCTTGAATGTGGAGCACCTAATATAATGATGGAGTGTTACTTTGGAGGTTTTTTATGGTTTGATGAAATTACAAGATGCCATTCTTTCAATCACCCTATAAGTGCTCGGTTATCAAATAATTGAGCTGTGGTATCAGCTCCACTatctaagaagaagaaaaccaatgagcaGGGTCTTCTTTCAGATATTCTCGTACAACTCAAGTTCGTTTTTCAAAAGACAAATGAAGTCCCAgtcttttgttgttttcttagaaGAGAATCAGAATCTTATACGATGAATGAAATATTTTTCCAGAGTTTGTCAGCAGGAGAAGGAAGAAGCTTTAATTGATCTTGGATGCAAATGTCGAGGTGGTCTTGCAAAAGCCCACCGATCATGCATAGATACCTGGTTCCGCACAAGAGGATCAAACAAATGTGAGATATGCCAGTAAGTTGTTCAGAAAACtcattgatgaatgatgatttaaaGTTGACTCAGTTCTCAAAAAATCCAAATTTAAGTTGCCCCTTCTTTGCAGAAATGTGACGGTGAACGTGCCACCTCCAGAGCCCCAGCAAGTTGTATGTAATCTGACTCTGAATTCTGCAATTTCATATGAACATTCAAGGGCATCACTTTAATTTTTGGTCAAAATGTGCTGTTTGCATTTGATATGATCTTATAGGTGCTGATAATATATGTGTGAGGTTTACAGAGCTCACATCTCATATCAGTGCACATCCTATGGCAGAGCATGTACTGGTGATCTTGTTGGACTCAGATTTTTTACAATATTTCCCATTATGCTTGAAACTA
Protein-coding regions in this window:
- the LOC120016162 gene encoding 60S ribosomal protein L9; amino-acid sequence: MKTILSSETMDIPEGVKIKVNAKVIEVEGPRGKLVRNFKHLNLDFQLITDEEGKRKLKIDAWFGSRKTSAAIRTALSHVENLITGVTKGYRYKMRFVYAHFPINASIANSNKSIEIRNFLGEKKVRKVDMLEGVSVVRSEKIKDELILDGNDIELVSRSAALINQKCHVKNKDIRKFLDGIYVSERGKIAEEE
- the LOC120016610 gene encoding E3 ubiquitin-protein ligase MARCHF2-like; this translates as MKMRKDGSDADAAAVDCGGVPLPGPDQDIDLEKQEHTSVLPVEDANCASLEDSINEHNPGLITIVISDGESRTTQEFVGKPLNTVESDKDQLPCVASPKKSYLSRNSSSHEQCRVCQQEKEEALIDLGCKCRGGLAKAHRSCIDTWFRTRGSNKCEICQNVTVNVPPPEPQQVSNYWVWGIDTNFRSPDRERGCCSPLWVALSILVGGLLLDVFISVTLGVSALPVNIIVGVIVVLGLVTALRLTMEFCHEWRMRRIVETDVNLGYHPGL